From Candidatus Schekmanbacteria bacterium RIFCSPLOWO2_02_FULL_38_14:
AATCTTAATTTTACTATCAGTTTATTCATTTTTTTATATTCACAATGTCCTAATTACTTTTGAACCTTCACAGGTACTTTTGTTTTTAATGTGCCTGCCTTGAAAGTAACATTTGCTTTACCTTTTTTCCCCTTGGCTGTAATCGTAAATGTGGCTTCACCATTTTCATCAGTATTAGCATTCTTTGGTGAAATCTTTATAGGACCCTGAATTATTGCCTTTACTTTTTGACCCTCAACTGGACAACCACCATTATCTGTCACTGTCACAGTTACATCACCGGCAGCCTTCCTCTTTAGTGCCAAACTGTCTGGATCCACAGCTATCAATTTAGCCTCGCCATCACAAGGAGTTCCAGTTACAGTGAATACCGCCGTGATGTTTTTGTCTGCATCCATCGTCACCTGTCCGTCTGAGGTATCCCCGCTCCATCCCTCGAAGGTTGAACCGGCGTCAGGTGTTGCTGTGAGAGTTACGGCCGTGCCTTCGTTATAAACCTCATTACAATCCTCGCCGCAGTTTATTCCAGCAGAGTCGCTGGTAACCGTGCCGCTGCCTGCACCTGTCTTGGTTACTGTAAGGGTATATGTTCCTGCGATCATGCCGTAGGCATCAGCAGCCGTCCACCCTTTCACCCAGTTTTCACTGGCGCTGAAAGCGCCGCGATACGGAGCCGGTGTGAGAAACCCGTCGGAAATAGCCGCATCGGCACTGGTAAGTGCCGCATTGGCAGGACGTGGGTCTATTTTTACAACAGGAAGGACACCCTTACCTTCTGTAGAAGTAAACAACGGGCCGCGGGTAATGCTCACAATCGGAGCGTCTGCCGAAGCAGAGCCGGGAATGACCACATTATTCTTGGCCGGATTACTGGCGCCACCAACAGTTACGCCAACCGCATCCGATTCGGTGTAGGCGGACGCGTGAAGGTTACTGAAGAACACACTGTCCGTGATTTCTGCGAGTTTGCCGGAAGTCTGAACCGTGTAGAGCGCATCAGCGTGGTTGAAGTCCCCAATCGAGCACCCGATGCAAGGATTAACATTCGAAGTAACCGTGTAATCTGTCGTCCACGTATCCGCAAACGACAGCGTGCCGTTGTAGCCGTAGCCCTGGCCGCCGTCGCCGTCGCTGTTGTCATTTTTAATAAGTCTTTCACCCAGATCCATAAAGATGCAGTTGCGATACTGAAGACGGGCGTTGTCACGCCAGGCCATTCCCTGATCCCCGTCAATCGGATTGCCAATGACGGTGGCATTATAGATCACGGACGTGGTCACTGGCTGCGCGTCAGAATCTTCCGCGCCGTCGGCTTCGAAAACGTTGTCACCCACACCGGAACCCTGTTTGGCATCGGCGCTGTAGCCCTGAACGAGAAAAATGAACTGGGCTTTGCCGCGCCAGCCTTCATCAAGGTCGAAGCTGTCGTCACCGACGTTCCAGATGCTAATATATTTCAGGTTAACCGTGCCGCCCCAGATTTCAATACCATCATCCACATTGTTCATGATCTCAACATGATCGATATCGGTTTCGCGACCGACAGCACCCAACGACAGACCGTTGAGCTCGTTGGCGAGACCGATCACTTTACCGCCGTAACGCAGCGACAGATAGCTGATCGAACCGCTGTCGTCATTGTCATCGTTACCTCCGTACAGCGCGTAATTAGCATCAGTCAAACCTTCCATTTGCTTCTCATTTAAACCCGAAGGATCCTTTGTGTTGTCACCCACCGGAAGGCCCCCGTAATGAGAAGCGGAAATTAATCCTTCACCCATAATCGTCAGATTGCCCCACTCATTGGCACCCGCATGCCACTTCCCGGTTTTAGGGTCCCCGCCGCTGGGGTGGCCAGCGTCGGCTTTCCAGGTCGCCACATCATCAGTGGAGGTCATAATTACCGGGTTGTCTTTGGTGCCGTTCACAAAGATTTTAGCGCCGCGTGCCACAGCCAAACTACCGCCGGTACCGGTAGTACTCGCGATAACCGTACCTGCCTCGATGGTCAAAGTCGCGCCTGACAGAACGTATATCTGCTTCTCCAGCCTGTACACATTGTCCGCAGTCCACGTCGTGGAAGCGGTAATATTTTTCTCTACCTTCACCGTGGCCGCACCGGCAGTGCCGGCCATGAAAAGGGCCATCATGACCCCTAATACTGTTTTTCTCATGATTTTCATCTTTAATATCCTCCTTCATTAAGTTATTGTTACTTACTACTTCTTATATAGAACTTTACAGGTTGACCATGAATCATCCTATCTTGTCGAAGGGAACCCTGTTTCTACGGTTCCTTAAGCAGCCAGACGAATTTGTCTCTCTCTACCTTTACATTCCCCTTTCACCCTTGCCTGACTTGCCTGGTAAAAAGGACAGTTCTTGTGGTTTTCCTCCACACAGTATCCATCATAACGAAACTCTAACGGATAAAGTGGTTCAGAAAAGATGGAATAGCACTCAGGAAACCCGAAGTCTTCATTCAAGAATTCACATTTCATTAAATCACCTCCTTTCGCAAATTTTTTAAGTTTAACTGGAGGTAATTTAGTAAGGCTTTATTACAGATGAATTATGGAGAGGTTAAATCCGTGTTAAATTTTTAAGCTTGTTTATTTAAACTTATACAGAAAGGTTTTGATGAGTTTGAACATGAATTCATGATTAGGATGGGTAAATCTTTCTCCTTTTTTATTTTTTCCCCACAACAAAAAGGAATAACAAGAAAGGATGATTAGCAGAAGAAGAATTAATATAAGCATCTTGGAAAGCATCATAACTATTTTATTTCTTCCTTTGCTGGAGAATGTTTTATGGCTAAAAGTCTTACAAGGGCTAAACAAAGAATTACCAATACAAGAGCAGTTATTTTTAAATAGTCTACATCCTTAAACCAGAAAATCATTACTTCTGTAAGCATTACAACTAACACGGTATCAACAATGTAGCTGACCCTAACTCGTCCTTCAGAGAAATATATCAGAGTAGTTCTCAAAACCTCTACAATTGCTAAAAGGGTAAGAACATTAATAACAATAGTTCTTGAAGCTAATTGTATGTTATTTTCAAAGAATAATTTTAAATCCAAAAAACTCCAGATAGTTCCAGCTAAAAAGGCAAGAAGTATGCTTACAATAAGGGCGCTTAAGATTACTCTGGTGACTTTTTCAAAAACATTTATTACTTCGAAATTGAAAAATCTTTTTCTTGTTAATTCCATTAATAATTCCATTAATTATGTTCCTTTTTATTAGATTTGAATCAAAGTAAAACTCTCCACTGGTAACTTACTACTAAAAAGTCTAAGCTGCCTTAAGGTCAGCAGTCAGAGCTAATCCTAAGTTTCTTATGAAGAAAGGACATACTCTGTAAGCTGCATGAATACAGAACTCTTCATAATGAAATTCTGAAAGACAGTAAGGCTCCTTCTTTGTGGACATGCTACTACATTCTGGAAGACCAAAACCCTCTTTTAAATGTGGACATTTCATTTTTAAATCACCTCCTTCCTTAAATTTTTTAAGTTTAACTGGAGGTAATTTAATATGGCTTTATTACAGGCAAATTATGGGAATGTTAAATGGATGTTAAATTTTTGCAGGTCCCTCGCTCGTCATTGCGAAGGGCTTTAGCCCTGAAGCAATCTGACCCAAAGGGTCATTACGAGAGCCGATTTATCGGCTCGTGGTAATCTCGTCTGGATTGCTTCGCTTCGCTCGCAATGACATTACTCCGCAATCTCAGTTTTATGTAAATCAATTGCTTAGAGATTGCCACGTCGCTGTCGCTCCTCGCAATGACGCTCGTTATCCCATTTTTTAACAGACCTGAAGGTCTGTTTCTACAAACTGGATTCCCGCTTTCGCGGGAATGACATTCTGATAGGAAGATTTTGAAATTTTTAGGATTTAGAATTTTTTAAACTCTTGGCAGGGTAAAAATAAACCTGCTTCCCTTATTGAGTTCACTCTCCACCCATATTTTTCCGCCGTGTGCCTCAACGATGTGCTTAACAATGGAAAGACCAAGCCCTGTTCCGCCAAGTTCCCTTGAACGGGCTTTGTCAACACGGTAGAAACGCTCAAATATCCTGTCTGTTTCGTTGGAAGGGATTCCTATTCCATCGTCTTTGACTGAAATCTCTATGAAATTACCGGAAGGCTTTGCATTGACTGAAACCTTCCCGCTTTCAGGAGTGTACTTTATTGCATTGTCAATAAGGTTATTGAAAACAAGCTCAATCTTGTTTCTGTCAACAAAAACATTCTCCGCGCCATTCTGAATGCTAACATCAACAGAGAGTTTCTTTTTTCCCATTTCCTCTCTGAAAGCAGAAATGCATCCATCAACAATCTGCTTCAATGTAACCTGAAATTTTGTAATTTGATAATCTCTTGATTCAATCTTTGCCAGCTCAAGAAGATCTGATATCAGCTTGTTCATTTTTTCAGCATTAAATTTTATTGTTTCAAGAAAATTTGCAAGAGTAACACTGTCATCTTTTGCCCCGTCAATCAGAGCCTCCGCATAACCTTTGATAGAAGTAAGAGGAGTTCTCAGCTCATGGGATACATTGGCTACGAAATCCTGCCTTACTCTTTCAAGCTTTTTTATTCCTGTTATGTCATGGAACACAAGCACAGCACCTGATAGTGAATCCTCTCCTGCTCCAAAATATGCTGACTGAACCCGAAGAATTGTCTCTTTTGAAAGGAGAGCTGTGATTTCAGCAATTCTGCCTCTTTTCTCTTTAATTGAAGATTTTATGATATCTGAAATCTCGTGGTTTCTGATTATTTCAGAATAGGACTTGCCTGTGCCTTCAGATTTTTCAATTCCCAGAATTCTTTCAAGCGCAGAATTTATGAGAATAATTTTTCCTGTCTGGTCAACAGCCATAACACCTTCAACCATGCTCGCAAGAACAGTTGAAAGCTGAGCCTTTCCCCTGCCCTCTTCTTTTATTTTAAGCTCAAGCTTTCCTGCCATCTCATTAAAAAAATCTCCTAAGTCCCCCATCTCATCCTTTGTATGGATTTTTGTCCTGTAACTTAAATCCCCTTCAGAAAATTTCTTTGAGGCTTTCATTATCTGGTCAACAGGATTTGTAATGGTTTTGGAAAAAATGAAACTTAAGGCAAGTGCAAAAAGAAATGAGCCAATAAGCGTAAAAACAATTATCCTCTGAAGATTCATAATCTGATTGTTCAGTTCAATGAATGGAAGAGCAATCCTTGCAAAACCTGTTATTTCATTTACATTCTTTATTGATGCTGCAACATAGAGCATCTCTATCTTAATAGTTTCGCTGTAACGGATACTTGAACCAACTCCTGTGTTAAGCGCATCTCTTATCTCAGGACGGTTAAGATGGTTTTCCATCTTTAAGATATCATTACCGCTCTCGTAAGAATCTCCCAGAACAACACCATTCCTGTCAATAATGGTAATTCTTGAATTGGTCTTTGCTCCAAGAGAATCAACAAGCGCATCAATCTCATTTCTCCCTTGAGTTACTAACAATTTTTCTGAAAATATCTCAGCAAGCAGATGTGCTTCTGTCTCCATTGATTTCCTGACCTGATCAGTTCCGTATTTCTTTGATGAAAGAATTATGAATGTTCCGGTTATTGAAAAAGAGACAATAAGAATAGCAAAATAAGTAAGAAAGAGTTTCCAGCGGATTTTAATTTTTATACCCATTAAAGTTTCACAGATTTTCTTTGAATTTGTAGCCAAGCTGTTTGACTGTAACTATGTGGTCTGAAATGCCAGGTAGCTTTTCCCTCAATCTCCTTATATGGACATCAATAGTTCTTGTTGTGCCGTAATAGTCATACCCCCATACGTCATTTAAAAGCTTGTCCCTTGTAAGCACTCTCTCCTTGTTTCTCAGAAGTTCTTCAAGCAGCCAGAATTCTTTTGAAGTAAGCTTAACCTGATTTTTATCAAGGAGTACCTCATGGCTTTCGAGATTCAAAGTAAGGTTTTTAAATTTATAGACCTTCTGCTTCTCTCCTCCTCTCTCAATTCTCCGTAGCAATGCCTTTACTCTTGCCACAAGCTCTTTAGGGCTGAATGGTTTTGTTATGTAATCATCAGCCCCAAGTTCAAGCCCGATAATCCTGTCAGATTCATCACCTTTTGCAGTAAGCATTATTATGGGGACGTTAGATACTTTGCTGTCACTCCTTATTCTCTTGCAAACTTCAATCCCGTCAATTTTTGGAAGCATGAGGTCAAGGATTACCACATCAGGATTCTGTTTCTTCACAAGCTCAAGCCCCTTTTCGCCATCAAAGGCTGATAGAGTCTCAAAATTATCCTTTTCAAGATAATGCTTCACAAGTTCTGCAATGTCTTTCTCGTCTTCTATTATGAGTATTTTCTTTGGCATTGATTTTTGAACTTGAGAACTCCCTGTGGTCTTGCCACAGGCTAAATTCCTTATATTTAAAAAAATACTACTAATCTAACCTTATTTTCAATGGAAAACTGATATCATTAAAAGAAATGCTCCTGCTGTTCTTTTTATTCAACTCTAAACTTGAACAGCTTCACTCCAACTAAAAGCATTATAATTCCGTAGAGGTACAAACCTCCAAGAAAGGGAAGAACATCTCCTATTTCTTTGCCCCGTATCATCAAATCAAAAAAACAGTCCATTGCCCACGCTGGCATTACAAGGTGTGAAAGTTTCTGCATCCATTTCGGTTCAATGAACAGGGGCCACCAGCACCCTCCCATTGCAGACATTATAAGAATTGTCAGAGTTCCCAAAGACCTTGCCTGCTCCCTTGATTGTGAAAGGGATGCAACAAGGACTCCTATGCTTGAAGCTGAAAATGCAACGCCAAGTATTGTAAGAAAAAGCCCTGAAAGGGAATTCCCAAGAGAGATATCAAATGCAAAATATCCGAAGGCAAAAAGAACCAGCATCTGAACCATTCCTATAACTGTTCTTGCAAGGAGTTTTCCGCCTAAGATTGAGGATTTGGATACAGGAGCTACCAAAAGTCGCTGAAAGGTGT
This genomic window contains:
- a CDS encoding DNA-binding response regulator is translated as MPKKILIIEDEKDIAELVKHYLEKDNFETLSAFDGEKGLELVKKQNPDVVILDLMLPKIDGIEVCKRIRSDSKVSNVPIIMLTAKGDESDRIIGLELGADDYITKPFSPKELVARVKALLRRIERGGEKQKVYKFKNLTLNLESHEVLLDKNQVKLTSKEFWLLEELLRNKERVLTRDKLLNDVWGYDYYGTTRTIDVHIRRLREKLPGISDHIVTVKQLGYKFKENL